catCCAACCCACTTCTGATTTATGGACAACTcacacttgccctttaatgttatgtaaatttgccctcacacTGAAACGACTGAACCCCTACTGCAACCAATTCTTCATCACAACGACCTTCacttgcagcttttaaatcactgaaaagcctTCAAGCtaaaaggctaaataagaaccatatgtacctgttctgacttacctacaaattcgacttaaaaacACACTTAGGAGCTAACTAATCTCGTTCTAACCCAGGGACCGCCTGTAATCAGATTGTGTTTCATCACTTTGTATCCACTGGTGTTATTTTGTTATTAAATAGCTTCTCCCTTCCCCTGACCAGATTTATAAGCTACCTAAGCGCAGAAATgataccattctttttttttttttttcattaaataccTTTCATTTGAACAGCGACCTACAAATACCCTCAAAACATTCCCATCTGACCAACTAATCTGTATACTATTATGCAGGAGACATTACAGCTAAGATAGTAACAAGATAAGTTAACAGGATTAATAGTTTTACCTTAATATTGTATTTCCCAAGTAAACCTAAAGTTTTAACACTGACTTcacttagtaaaaaaaaaggatacagaaaaatcatgttaaataaaaaattgaatcCAACTGGCCCGAAAAATAAGAAATTGGTGATTAATCGCcatatctgttaaaaaaaaaagagagagattaaataaaatatattaccaGGAAACTTTCATATTAAGACAGGAGAGACATACTATGATTGCTCAAAAGCTATAAATATGGTAATACCATATTTTAAACTActaggaattgaattgtgtcctccaaaacgcTGGAAGTCCTAAACTCTATAAGCCTGTGAATGTAACCCCATGTAGGAATAGTGTTTTccatgttatgttaatgaggtcatcagtgtagggtgtcttAAACCATACTTccgagatataaaaagagcagatcaggcacagaggcaaggaagacagatgctatatgaagatcgccaaggaacagaagctgaaaagagacaagaaagccttcccctacagccagtgccctgaattcagacttctagccccctaaactgacaaaataaactcttgtttgttaaagcctttcACTTCTGGCATTTTTgttagagccaaaaaaaaaaaaaaaaaaacaaccccgttgcagtcgagttgattccaactcatactgaccctgaaGAGCaatactaagaaactaagacatcaaCCAAAAACTAAGACATACAATGAAAGATATAATTTGGACCTTGAAAGTAATAAGGAAAATGGGACAGATAATTTGAAATTGTGATGTGTCtttaaaaaacaatatttgatgagaaactagtttactctgtaaaccttcatttaaagtacaataaagaaaaaataaaaaattcaagactaaaaaacaacaaaacaataaaaccatATCGTATAGTCAGCCAAAACATGGAAAAAATCTGCTGGGAAGACCAGGTTTAATTTGCAGAATAGAAAACAATCCTTTTATATGGGTAGTATCACAATCTAACGAGTAGCCTTGAAATACCAGAGAAAAACCCCAGGGATCTAATGTAAACTGCCAAGAAATGTTTCTACTAGGCAGTCAGAAATGTCCAGAGAAAAGGGTAATTTTAAGGCAAATACTGAAGTTCTGGTCTGAACAAACAGCAAACTTCCTAAAACACTAATGCTCTAATAATGGGATACTCATTTtcatataaaccctggtggcacagcagtgaagtgatttggctgctaaccagaaggtcagcagttcaaattcaccagctgttccttggaaaccctatagggcagttctactctttcctctaGGGCCTGCTACAGGTCCCAACAGGATGGAAATCCTAACACACCTTCCCCACCCAACTCACCCACACCAGcgataataaaaagtaaaacactaaatatttttaaatgttttaacagAGTCTACGATCTCATCTGATAATCTTAAGGATTCTGTGAGACAAACAGGCCAGTACTACCATTCcgattttactgatgaggaaactcagAGACTTGGGTAACTTTAAAAGAGCTTGTAGGTGCCAGACTCTGAACTCAAACCTAGAACTTCCAACCCCAAATACAGATACAAGGTGGGATCAAGGGTTTAACCCCAGGCAAAGCCAACCTAAGCAAGCTGTGAGGAAGCAATGTTTGGATGGAGTTACAGCTCCCAGAAAAAGCCTATGTGAGTATGGAAGGAAGAAGGTGGGTGACATGAGACCACATGACTGCTTCACATGTTAAGTCCTTGAGAATTATTAACTATCAGAGTTGGCACAGTTCAGTtctacacagtgactgcagccagGATTTGAGAGCCCTCATCATGGGGAGGAGATAAGCATATAAATAAGTGCAAGTAGAGGGTGAGAGCTGCTCTAAAAGGATTTAGACACCCTAGGGACACAGAGGAGGACGAATCAGAGACGGCTACACAGAAGCTGAGCCTTGAAATGCAAGTAAAAGGGGTCAAAAGTGAATAACACACATCTGAAACAGGGGGAGCAGCTGTAAAGGCAGAAGCACTCCCTTTTTGGTCCTGCCCCTCCCTGCTGCACCGATAGCCTGTATAATCGCCCTAGAACAGGAAGATACTCTCCTCCACTGTAATCTGATAAACCGGGCGTGCTCTTTTAGAAGTTAGTCTTTTGGAGTTTCACTAGCATGATCCAATCCCTAAAAGATGGATTAATTCGAAAGCACTAACAGAACCGAATTCCTGAACTGGATGTGGTGATAACACCAAGGCGGTGAGTGTGCCTAGGTTACGTCGACAATCTGTGAGACCTCGTCTGGGTGGGTGGTCAGTCTCCTTTCAAACTACAACACTAACTCCAAACCAGTGATTCCCAAAAAAAGGAAACGGACACATCAAAACCGCACAGATTCTTAATTCCCACCCTTGGTGATTCTGATTTGTACACGATAAGGAGTTTAAGAATCTCTGAAAAGATCCCTAAGTGATTCCAAAGTCCAGTGAAGCTGCAGACTATTGTGTCAtaccaccccccgccccagacACACAATAAGATTTCTAATTCAAAGGTTCCCACTGGACTGTTTTTTGAGACAGTATATGGCAGGACTTGCTActaaaaagtaagaaaaacaaattaggaaactaaaacaataaTCATGATTGTGATGGACCACTTACTTGAAAATGCTTAAAGATTAATTCAGGATTGAAGTACAACTGAAAAGGTGTGATCAATTCCAACTGCTGAAATAGAAAAGGGGCTTCTTAAAGCAAGTCAGTAAAGAAGCAAAATCTTATCATTTACAAGGAAAGATCAGCAAGCCCAGCAATTTCCAACTCTCAGTCACTTAGACCGAATTCCTTTAAAATCTTCTTCTTAGGCTGGAGACAGAAACTGATAAAGAACCCTCTAGAATTGGTGCAATTCTTTCTATTCCCAATAcctaacacaaaataaatgttttacGTTGCAATAGTTGAGGCTGACATAAAGGCATGGCAGGCAGGTGGTGACAAGCTTTGGTAGGGCTCAAGTTAGAGCAGCTGCAACGAATGTGCCTATCACATGAGTATCACCAGAAACAGCTGTGTAAAACAATATACCTCACTCTTATACGATGGCAGAACCGAGACTCAAGACCCCGCCGCCGTCATTGCTGGATGCCCCCAGCCAGCCCGTATATCCGCGGACCCTCCTATCTCAGGATCTTTCACTCTCGACAATCCCCAGCTTTCTATTGTCAATCTCTAAGCTGCTTCACAAAGTGGACCTTCTCCTCCCAATTACCATGGTACCGCCTGGCCATCGCCCAGCGCTCTCGGACGAATTTCCCGGGTGGGCGGCCCCAGTAGCCCGGGTCCGCTATCTATCTGGCCTCACCTCTCAGAAACTGGCGTGCAGTCCCGGCCCCACCCGTCAAGGAGTCACGCTCCCCACTCTACAATCACCACTCTCCAGACCACCCCAAACACCAGAGACAGCCCTGTACGCTCCCACCCACCCCTGAGACCCAGCCCCTCTGGGCCTCCCCGAGGCCCAAACCCCAGCTTCCTCGGGACCCAGTCACATCCAGCTGGAAGTCACGAGAAGCTAGCGTTGCAACTGCTCACCACAGCGGCGGTGGTGAGGACGCAGGCGGTGGTGTAAGCGCGGCTGACCGGTGGGATCTGCAGGTACTCCAGCCGTAGACTCTGGTACGCCATCTTCCCCACCGCCGCCTGCCCCCACTTCCCCTTCCGCCAGTCTGCCCAAGCGGTGGGGCGGGATCAAAGCGGGGCGGGGGAGACTATATTCTGTCCAATCCGCGCTGCGCAGCCCGCCAGCCACCAATCGCTAGATGCCTAAGGACATCAGACCTACCAATCACGAGCTGCATCTCCCCTGGCCCCAGCTTTGCTTCTCCACCCATCAACGTCCGGCTCCTTTCGCCAATCCCCGCCGGCCACAGCTAACTTTCCCGCCCGGCCCCTTTTCATCACAGCGTAGGGGCAGCCAATCAGGAGCGCGGTGGAATCCCGCCTTTGCTTTCGTTCGCTGAGGCAAGTATCAGTCGGAGTTTTCTGGCGCCCGCGGCGCCACCTATCTCCGGCAGCTAACAGTGATTTGAAGGAGGTGGCGGGAAGCCGCTGTTTGGTGGAATTCATCGCTGCATGATCGCTTTGGTAAGGCCTCTTCTCTGAGGAGGAGCGGGAAAGGCTGGAGCTGGATTAGGCATCATGGCGGGGGCGATGGAGGGGACTATTGGACGAGCCTCGGCTGCCTCACGGAGGGACCTGAAGGTCCCGGCATGCAGCGGGGCCGCAGTGCCGGTCGGGAGCCTGCGGGTCTGCCGGAAATAACGCTTATTTGCGGTTTCTGATCCTGCCAAGTGTTTTCTGGTGCGTCTTGGATCCCTggtaacgcagtggttaagagcttcggctgtTAACCAGGAGGTCGGAGTCGGAattaccagccgttccttggaaaccgtctggggcacttctactctgctctctagggttgctatgagccggaatcgactcgacggcaatgagtttttttgcttTAAACTCCCTGAGCTTTCCCGGAGGTCTCCCTCGTTTAATGCGCAGAAATCGGACTCATCCTGCCCTCAGGAACGCTAAACGTAGCAAGGAAGATAAGGCAGACCCGCGAATAGTAATAATATTCTAAACTAGTACTTGGTCTCTCAGTGCCCTAAGAGAGGTCCTGATGGTAATTCAGAGGAGGGAGTGGGCATCAGGAGGTGTATTTAAACTTGCCCTTAGAGGATATTTGTCCAAGGCATCCCTCGAGGAAAGataccacaggaaaagaaaatagttctgtgtctttgtttgatagtgctcctgtaacaaataccacaagagaGCGGCTTTAAGGAGCAGAAGttgtcttacagtttaggaggctagaggtctgaattcgggacaccagctttaggggaaggctcgcACTCTATCCACTCTGGAGAAAAATCTATTTCAGCTGCTCTAGCTCAGGAATTCTGGTTCCTTGGCTAACCTCACACGTGCTGCTTTTCCTCAGTTTGTGCTTGCTTATCTCTGTATCCATGCTGCCCTTAATATCTGAAGCAATTAGTTTTAGGACACACCTACACTGATAGGGCgtccttaacataacaaaaccctatttccaaatgcatTACATGTGTGTTTTACATCTGTGAATGTAATTCATAggtataaaacatttaaaaaaaaaaagaaaaagaaaccattgcccttgagtccattgcaactcatagtgatgctataggacagagcagaactgccccatagcgtttccaacgccataaatctttacagaaggagactgccacatatttccgTGGCTAgagggttccaaccgccaaccttttggttagcagctgagtgcttttaccactgtgccaccagggctcattgtcCACAGGTATAGGTGTTAGGATTTCAGCATAAATTTGGGGgaaggggacaaaattcaatccataacactctttGATTGGAACAGAGTAGCCAGGTCATGGCCGGCAAGGTTAAGAACATCATACTTTAATTGGTAGATTGTAAGGATGCCATAACTAAAGAATTTTTTTGAACAGGGGACTGAGGTCAAGTCTGGTAGTATATAAGGAAGGAACCAAGTAAAAGGCTGGAAGAGTGGTTTAAAAAGTTACATAAATGGGTAATTCACAGAAATGGAAACAAAAGAGCTAATATATATATGAAGTGGTGCTCTACTGGTAATCAGAGAAGATGCATGTGAAAATGTCTCTTCCCGCTCCCCACATATCACCTCACAACCTGTTGCCGAAAACACTGAGTTTATTGCTTACTGGTAAGGAGAGAACACCACCTTGACAGAGCTTTGGCAGTGTGTCAGAGGGGAGAAAGGCAAGATGGGAATTTACTATAAGAATTGGAATTTGGGCTTATGGCGGGTCTTTCAACTCAAGGTGTTGATTAGGATTGGGTGGGGAggtcttgggtggtgcaaatgttaaagcactcaactgcta
The window above is part of the Elephas maximus indicus isolate mEleMax1 chromosome 19, mEleMax1 primary haplotype, whole genome shotgun sequence genome. Proteins encoded here:
- the DERL2 gene encoding derlin-2 isoform X2, with protein sequence MAYQSLRLEYLQIPPVSRAYTTACVLTTAAVQLELITPFQLYFNPELIFKHFQVLQLDTYIFSWKMYFPISLVE